A stretch of Peteryoungia algae DNA encodes these proteins:
- a CDS encoding extracellular solute-binding protein, which translates to MRKLTLTLAILGSTALTGPVFAQEEMKIVDEPLELTIHLHWPRAQGYGVGGDASKIYPVEEEARKLTNIHLKDATAGKNTKDNNEAMNLLLAQGNLPDIVGGNLIQQPVNQYGPEGAFLPLNELVKEHAPNIQAFWDSHPGLQQAISAYDGNYYYIPYLPDGKFGRAWYIRQDWLDKLGLQQPQTVDELHDVLVAFRDQDPNGNGLKDEIPYFARDWEEVNRLLTLWDARSSGSDTYHDFFVKDGKVVHPYAQEAYRDGMANIAAWYKEGLIDPEIFTRGSSSRDYLLGENLGGVTHDWFASTSGYNDALKDKIPGFNFVPFLPPASAKGVRMEEHRRTPIKPDGWAISHLNRHPIETIKYFDFWFSEYGRLLSNFGVEGQTWDRVDGQPVYKPEVLNSDQPVNSQMYLVGAQIYRGYWQDYRYEWQWTSEAARKGIELYDANDLLIDQFLGVAFNKEEQAIYDRYWPSLKTYMLERQQAWILGTGDVKADWEAYVSTLDKMGYQDVIAVMNKAYKRQYGG; encoded by the coding sequence ATGCGGAAACTAACATTGACACTGGCGATACTCGGTTCGACGGCCCTGACGGGACCCGTCTTCGCTCAGGAGGAGATGAAGATCGTCGATGAGCCGCTCGAACTGACGATCCACCTGCACTGGCCGCGGGCCCAGGGCTATGGGGTCGGGGGGGACGCGAGCAAGATCTATCCGGTCGAGGAAGAAGCGCGCAAGCTGACCAATATCCATCTGAAGGACGCGACCGCCGGTAAAAACACCAAGGACAACAACGAGGCGATGAACCTGCTGCTGGCGCAAGGGAATCTGCCGGATATCGTCGGCGGCAATCTGATCCAGCAGCCGGTCAACCAGTATGGTCCGGAAGGGGCCTTTCTTCCGCTCAACGAGCTGGTCAAAGAGCACGCACCGAACATTCAGGCCTTCTGGGACAGTCACCCGGGCCTGCAGCAGGCGATCTCGGCCTATGACGGAAATTACTACTACATCCCGTATCTCCCCGACGGCAAGTTCGGGCGCGCCTGGTATATCCGTCAGGACTGGCTGGACAAGCTCGGGCTGCAGCAGCCGCAGACGGTGGATGAACTCCACGACGTCCTCGTGGCTTTCCGCGACCAGGATCCCAATGGCAACGGCCTGAAGGACGAGATCCCCTACTTCGCGCGCGACTGGGAGGAAGTGAACCGACTGCTCACGCTATGGGATGCCCGCTCATCCGGCTCCGACACCTATCACGATTTCTTCGTCAAGGACGGGAAGGTCGTTCATCCCTACGCGCAGGAAGCCTACCGCGACGGCATGGCCAATATCGCTGCGTGGTACAAGGAAGGTCTCATCGATCCGGAAATCTTCACGCGTGGATCGTCCTCTCGGGACTATCTGCTCGGCGAGAATCTCGGCGGCGTGACCCATGACTGGTTTGCATCGACCTCCGGCTACAATGACGCCCTGAAAGACAAGATCCCGGGCTTCAACTTCGTGCCTTTCCTGCCACCGGCTTCCGCCAAGGGTGTCCGGATGGAGGAACATCGCCGCACTCCGATCAAGCCTGACGGTTGGGCGATCTCGCACCTGAACAGGCACCCGATCGAGACCATCAAGTATTTCGATTTCTGGTTCAGCGAATACGGCCGGCTCCTCTCCAATTTCGGGGTCGAAGGCCAGACCTGGGACAGGGTCGACGGCCAGCCGGTCTACAAGCCCGAGGTGCTCAACAGCGACCAGCCGGTCAACAGCCAGATGTATCTCGTGGGGGCCCAGATCTATCGCGGTTATTGGCAGGACTACCGCTACGAGTGGCAGTGGACCTCGGAAGCCGCTCGCAAGGGGATCGAACTCTACGACGCCAATGACCTGCTGATCGACCAGTTCCTCGGGGTCGCCTTCAACAAGGAAGAACAGGCGATCTACGACAGGTATTGGCCTTCGCTGAAGACCTACATGCTGGAGCGTCAGCAGGCCTGGATCCTCGGCACCGGCGACGTCAAGGCCGACTGGGAGGCTTACGTCTCCACGCTCGACAAGATGGGCTATCAGGACGTCATCGCCGTGATGAACAAGGCCTACAAGCGCCAGTACGGCGGCTGA
- a CDS encoding carbohydrate ABC transporter permease translates to MANMNLYSRGDRLFVLLNVVLIGVFALSTLYPFIYIASLSMSTGFEARAGNVVLGPVGFTLEAYKQVLSEPMFWTSYKNTFIYTIGGTLMSLAFIIPGAYALSRPQLWGRRFWNLMVAFTMWFHAGMIPFFLNMRDLGLLDSYFGIIIGFAVNGFNIILLRNFFESIPKSFEEAARMDGANEFQVLWKVFVPLSKPAIATVALFCVVSRWNGFFWAMVLLQDDSKIPLQVYLRHVIVDLQDDESFANSLLTAPYSVETISAAIIVCSIIPILLIYPFLQKYFSKGILLGGVKE, encoded by the coding sequence ATGGCCAACATGAACCTCTATTCGCGTGGAGACAGGCTTTTCGTTCTCCTGAACGTGGTCCTGATCGGGGTGTTCGCCCTCTCGACGCTGTATCCCTTCATTTACATTGCATCATTGTCCATGAGCACCGGATTCGAGGCGCGTGCGGGCAACGTGGTGCTTGGCCCGGTCGGCTTCACGCTCGAAGCCTACAAGCAGGTCCTCAGCGAACCGATGTTTTGGACGAGCTACAAGAACACGTTCATCTATACGATCGGCGGCACGCTGATGAGCCTCGCCTTCATCATCCCGGGGGCCTATGCGCTGTCCCGACCGCAGCTTTGGGGACGGCGATTCTGGAACCTGATGGTGGCCTTCACCATGTGGTTCCATGCCGGGATGATCCCGTTCTTTCTGAACATGAGGGACCTCGGACTGCTCGACAGCTATTTCGGGATCATCATCGGGTTTGCTGTCAACGGCTTCAACATCATCCTGCTGCGCAACTTCTTCGAAAGCATTCCGAAAAGCTTCGAGGAAGCGGCGCGGATGGATGGAGCGAACGAGTTCCAGGTGCTCTGGAAGGTCTTTGTTCCGCTGTCGAAGCCGGCGATCGCGACTGTCGCGCTGTTTTGTGTCGTATCCCGCTGGAACGGCTTCTTCTGGGCCATGGTGCTGCTGCAGGATGACAGCAAGATCCCGCTTCAGGTCTACCTGCGCCACGTCATCGTCGACCTGCAGGATGACGAGTCCTTCGCCAACTCGCTCCTGACCGCTCCCTATTCGGTCGAGACGATCAGTGCGGCGATCATCGTCTGCTCGATCATCCCGATCCTGCTCATTTACCCCTTCCTGCAGAAATACTTCAGCAAGGGCATCCTGCTGGGCGGGGTGAAGGAATGA
- a CDS encoding ABC transporter permease: protein MSANSGQVIGKTEEIVLQAKEAVRQRRPGTIERVGDHLKREWQLYVLLLPTILWLLVFLYKPMYGLQIAFKDYSVFRGVAGSPWVGFEHFLTLFENDQFLRALKNTVIISFYGLLFGFPVPILIALMFNEILNQTFKKTAQTIVYLPHFISSVIIAGIVMTAFSPSAGIVNTILGWFGFDPIYFLTKAEWFRPIFIGTGIWQEAGFQSIVYLAAIAGVSPTLYESAVVDGASRWQMMWKITIPSILPTIIIMLIIRIGNILEVGFEMIILLYQPATYSTADVVNTFIYRQGIQGGQYDLAAAAGLFNAVVAFVLVMTANTISKRYSRTSLW, encoded by the coding sequence ATGAGTGCGAATAGCGGACAGGTGATCGGCAAGACCGAGGAAATCGTTCTTCAGGCGAAGGAAGCTGTTCGCCAGCGCAGACCCGGCACGATCGAGCGTGTGGGAGATCACCTGAAGCGGGAGTGGCAACTCTATGTGCTGCTGCTGCCGACGATCCTGTGGCTTCTCGTCTTTCTGTACAAGCCGATGTACGGCCTTCAGATCGCGTTCAAGGACTACAGCGTCTTTCGCGGTGTCGCCGGTAGCCCATGGGTCGGTTTTGAGCATTTCCTGACCCTGTTCGAGAACGATCAGTTCCTGCGGGCTCTGAAGAATACGGTCATCATCAGTTTCTACGGCCTGCTGTTCGGGTTCCCTGTGCCCATCCTGATCGCATTGATGTTCAACGAGATCCTGAACCAGACGTTCAAGAAGACGGCGCAGACCATCGTGTACCTGCCCCATTTCATCTCGTCCGTCATCATTGCCGGTATCGTCATGACGGCCTTCTCACCTTCAGCCGGCATCGTGAACACCATCCTGGGCTGGTTCGGATTCGACCCGATCTACTTCCTGACCAAGGCCGAGTGGTTCAGGCCGATATTCATCGGGACCGGCATCTGGCAGGAGGCCGGATTCCAGTCGATCGTCTATCTCGCCGCCATCGCTGGGGTGTCTCCGACGCTTTACGAGTCTGCGGTGGTCGACGGCGCGTCGCGCTGGCAGATGATGTGGAAGATCACCATTCCGTCGATCCTTCCCACGATCATCATCATGCTGATTATCCGCATCGGGAACATCCTCGAAGTCGGCTTCGAGATGATCATCTTGCTCTACCAACCAGCGACATACTCGACCGCTGATGTGGTGAACACCTTCATCTACCGGCAGGGGATCCAGGGCGGCCAGTACGATCTGGCCGCTGCTGCCGGCCTGTTCAATGCGGTGGTCGCCTTCGTCCTCGTGATGACCGCGAACACGATCTCAAAGCGCTACTCGCGCACGTCGCTTTGGTAG
- a CDS encoding ABC transporter ATP-binding protein yields the protein MSGVQLNGIVKAYGALQVVHGIDLEVQEKEFIVLVGPSGCGKSTTLRMIAGLEEITDGDLTIYGRRVNRVAPKDRDVAMVFQNYALYPHLNVADNIAFGLRIRGESKQNIASSVEEVGNILGLTPYLERRPADLSGGQRQRVAMGRAIVRRPKVFLFDEPLSNLDAKLRTQMRAEIKRLHNRLGVTSIYVTHDQVEAMTLADRIVVMHDGRIEQVGSPMDLFINPVNTFVAGFLGSPPMNMVKAKIVDGTDALRAEFGGQSIELAPVPSLANSAGREVILGIRPEFVTVAGPDVPGRIEVTLDLVETLGSEALIHTTLLDEPFIIRAGTIGQMDILNGVSGFTVEPHLIRVFDAKTGMAFDGQGGGR from the coding sequence ATGTCAGGCGTACAACTCAATGGAATCGTGAAGGCCTATGGCGCGCTTCAGGTCGTCCACGGGATCGACCTCGAAGTTCAGGAAAAAGAATTCATCGTGCTTGTCGGTCCGTCGGGGTGCGGCAAATCGACGACGCTGCGCATGATCGCAGGGCTCGAAGAAATCACAGACGGTGATCTGACCATCTATGGAAGACGGGTCAATCGCGTGGCGCCAAAAGATCGCGATGTCGCGATGGTGTTTCAGAATTACGCCCTTTACCCGCATCTCAACGTCGCCGACAACATTGCATTCGGCCTGCGAATCCGCGGCGAGAGCAAGCAAAACATTGCCTCGTCCGTCGAGGAGGTCGGCAATATTCTCGGCCTCACGCCATATCTGGAAAGGCGCCCGGCAGACCTGTCAGGCGGCCAGCGCCAGCGCGTCGCCATGGGACGGGCAATCGTCAGGCGCCCTAAGGTGTTCCTGTTCGATGAGCCGCTTTCAAATCTCGATGCAAAATTGCGGACCCAGATGCGGGCCGAGATCAAGCGGTTGCACAACAGGCTGGGGGTCACCTCCATCTACGTGACGCATGACCAGGTCGAGGCAATGACGCTGGCGGACCGGATCGTCGTGATGCATGACGGACGGATCGAGCAGGTCGGATCGCCGATGGATCTGTTCATCAACCCGGTAAACACCTTTGTTGCGGGATTTCTCGGCTCACCGCCGATGAACATGGTCAAGGCGAAGATTGTCGACGGCACGGATGCCCTGCGCGCCGAATTCGGCGGCCAGTCGATCGAACTGGCACCGGTACCCTCCTTGGCAAACAGCGCTGGTCGCGAGGTCATTCTGGGCATCCGCCCCGAATTCGTGACAGTCGCGGGCCCAGACGTACCCGGCCGTATCGAAGTGACACTCGACCTCGTGGAAACCCTGGGATCCGAGGCGCTGATCCACACGACGCTGCTCGACGAACCCTTCATCATCCGCGCAGGAACCATCGGACAGATGGACATCCTGAACGGGGTCTCAGGCTTTACGGTCGAACCGCACCTGATCCGGGTCTTTGACGCAAAGACCGGCATGGCCTTCGACGGCCAGGGAGGCGGCCGATGA
- a CDS encoding GntR family transcriptional regulator, protein MRLGEHRTNVDDIFDYLHDEILSLRLKPGEKISEAEIAARFGVSRQPVRDAFSRLANLDLLLIRPQRATEVKRFSAREIEKSRFVRAAVETEVLRRAAKLCDAEGAKLLDSALADQQRAIEEVDVDGFGALDYDFHKRLCLIAGVDYAFEVITSEKIKVDRLCILGLSKEDRMPQLVADHRAIAAAVKANDAEKAVELGMLHLSRLDDTITRIAHINAHYFEPALD, encoded by the coding sequence ATGAGGCTCGGTGAACATCGGACGAATGTCGATGACATATTCGACTACCTTCACGACGAAATCCTCTCGCTTCGCCTCAAACCCGGCGAAAAGATTTCGGAAGCGGAAATCGCCGCTCGTTTCGGGGTGTCGCGCCAGCCTGTGCGCGATGCTTTCAGCCGGCTCGCAAATCTCGATCTCTTGCTAATTCGCCCGCAACGCGCCACCGAGGTGAAGCGCTTTTCCGCACGCGAAATCGAGAAATCGCGTTTCGTGCGGGCTGCGGTGGAGACCGAGGTCCTGAGGCGGGCGGCAAAGCTCTGCGACGCGGAAGGCGCGAAACTGCTCGATTCGGCCCTCGCCGACCAGCAGCGCGCCATCGAAGAGGTCGATGTCGATGGTTTCGGTGCATTGGATTACGACTTCCACAAGCGACTTTGTCTGATCGCCGGTGTGGACTATGCATTCGAGGTGATCACCTCGGAAAAGATCAAGGTCGATCGTCTCTGCATTCTCGGCTTGTCCAAGGAAGATCGTATGCCGCAATTGGTAGCCGATCATCGTGCTATTGCCGCAGCCGTAAAGGCAAACGACGCAGAGAAAGCGGTGGAACTCGGCATGCTGCACCTCTCGCGCCTCGACGACACCATCACCCGCATCGCCCATATCAACGCCCATTATTTCGAACCGGCATTGGATTGA
- a CDS encoding MATE family efflux transporter, translating into MFRSSPMPVTEGPTARHVFALAWPMTLKAIMLHGTVVIDTYLVSSLGESAIAAMGLSTAVAGLVLGAILAFANAMQIRTAQAFGTNDRIFLKSVFASGMAVSLAIGLIGLTTIFLFGDALLDVMAPTVEIGSLAKDYLAIFSLVILGEAIGQVISSHFNGCGRTRLPLYSFLLAVPINIASSIVLIHGFLGLPAFGVAGAAMGSAIAVTAQVSYLILRFARVDGGLLRLSGWRQSDFAATLRRHLGFSLPIAATFFSATFAMQVSALIYARLSLNEFAAMTIIGPWIMVTGTVGMQWAQATGIIVAQLLGQKTEKDVLERFLASAWRGAFVASGAVAVLLCAVCLSADWLYSDLGAETRVILLGFLPVLLILPFPKGSNAICGNTLRASGDTVYVMHIFIWAQWLFRIPATAIAVLYLQLPAAWVLSIQLWEEFLKFPAFHRRLHRGDWKDSEVSE; encoded by the coding sequence ATGTTCCGGTCCTCTCCCATGCCGGTGACCGAAGGTCCGACAGCCCGCCACGTATTCGCCCTTGCCTGGCCGATGACGCTGAAGGCGATCATGTTGCATGGGACCGTTGTCATCGACACCTATCTTGTCTCCTCGCTAGGCGAGAGCGCCATTGCTGCGATGGGTCTTTCGACCGCCGTGGCCGGCCTGGTGCTTGGGGCAATCCTGGCCTTCGCAAACGCCATGCAGATCCGGACTGCACAGGCCTTCGGCACGAACGATCGCATCTTCCTCAAGTCGGTCTTTGCTTCGGGTATGGCAGTCAGCCTGGCGATCGGGTTGATAGGCCTGACCACAATTTTCCTGTTCGGCGACGCGTTGCTGGATGTCATGGCGCCGACAGTCGAGATTGGATCCCTTGCGAAGGACTATCTGGCGATATTTTCCCTCGTGATTCTGGGCGAAGCCATTGGCCAGGTAATTTCCAGCCATTTCAACGGATGCGGGCGGACGCGACTGCCGCTTTACAGCTTTCTTTTGGCTGTCCCGATCAACATCGCCTCAAGTATCGTATTGATCCACGGATTCTTGGGGCTTCCTGCCTTCGGTGTAGCGGGAGCCGCCATGGGAAGCGCCATCGCGGTTACCGCGCAGGTATCCTATCTCATCCTCCGGTTTGCGCGGGTCGATGGTGGTCTCCTGAGACTATCCGGCTGGAGGCAATCGGATTTCGCCGCAACGTTGCGCCGACATCTCGGATTTTCGCTGCCAATTGCAGCAACATTTTTCAGCGCGACCTTCGCCATGCAGGTCAGCGCGCTGATCTATGCCCGCCTGAGCCTCAATGAATTTGCCGCAATGACGATCATCGGCCCTTGGATAATGGTGACGGGAACGGTCGGCATGCAATGGGCGCAAGCGACAGGGATCATCGTCGCGCAACTTCTCGGTCAGAAGACGGAGAAGGATGTCCTCGAGCGGTTTCTCGCCAGTGCCTGGCGCGGCGCATTCGTTGCATCCGGCGCTGTCGCGGTGCTGCTATGCGCTGTGTGCCTGTCGGCCGACTGGCTGTATTCCGATCTGGGTGCGGAAACCCGCGTCATTCTCTTGGGCTTCTTGCCGGTCCTCTTGATCCTGCCCTTTCCGAAAGGTTCGAATGCCATATGCGGCAATACTCTGAGGGCGAGCGGCGATACTGTCTACGTCATGCACATCTTTATCTGGGCACAGTGGCTGTTCCGTATTCCCGCAACTGCCATCGCGGTCCTCTACCTTCAACTTCCGGCAGCCTGGGTCCTGTCTATCCAGCTCTGGGAAGAATTCCTGAAGTTTCCAGCCTTTCACAGACGCCTTCATCGGGGCGACTGGAAGGATTCTGAAGTGTCGGAGTAA
- a CDS encoding FadR/GntR family transcriptional regulator, producing MEANQRTLAASLLSSARQSRREERDRTLSDTVYEQILAKIVSGEIPVGGKLPTEIELSEGFGVSRPILRQALKQLKIDGVIVSTQGSGSYVQKQPDRAVLTFAPIGSIADIQRTFEFRMAIEGEAAMLAAERRSIEQLALLRQSLDELERCVQQGELGVDADEKFHAIVCSSSDNHYFVSVRTSMHANIITGLNLTRNLSLSKSTERLRLVQAEHEAIYAAIERQDAEAARNAMRAHIDNARKRVFVGG from the coding sequence ATGGAGGCAAATCAACGGACGCTAGCGGCGAGCCTGCTGTCGAGCGCTCGGCAGTCTCGACGGGAAGAGCGAGACAGAACGCTATCCGACACCGTTTATGAGCAGATCCTGGCGAAGATCGTTAGTGGCGAAATCCCCGTTGGCGGGAAGCTGCCGACAGAAATTGAGCTGAGCGAAGGCTTTGGCGTTTCGCGGCCAATTCTCCGCCAGGCGCTGAAACAGTTGAAGATCGATGGCGTGATCGTCTCAACGCAGGGATCGGGTTCGTATGTCCAAAAGCAACCCGATCGCGCTGTTCTGACCTTCGCCCCCATCGGATCAATTGCCGATATACAACGGACTTTCGAGTTTCGCATGGCGATCGAAGGGGAAGCAGCGATGCTGGCTGCCGAGCGGCGGTCCATTGAGCAATTGGCACTTCTCAGGCAATCACTGGATGAGCTGGAGCGCTGTGTGCAGCAAGGAGAGTTGGGCGTCGATGCGGATGAAAAATTCCACGCGATCGTCTGCTCATCTTCCGACAATCACTATTTCGTCTCCGTGCGTACTTCCATGCACGCAAACATCATCACCGGCCTGAACCTGACACGCAACCTCTCGCTGAGCAAATCGACGGAGCGCCTGCGACTGGTTCAGGCGGAACACGAAGCGATCTACGCAGCGATTGAGCGCCAGGATGCAGAAGCGGCGCGAAACGCGATGCGAGCCCATATCGACAATGCGCGAAAGCGCGTTTTCGTGGGCGGCTGA